Proteins encoded together in one Dehalococcoidia bacterium window:
- a CDS encoding 6-carboxytetrahydropterin synthase: MSFSVRVEGIRFAAAHFATFGGECEPLHGHSYEAAAEVEGGLSADSWVTDFSGLRRLLREVCAPLDHRFILQLESELLDIERTAEGWAVRAPGGALYSFPAEDVAALPIDNSTAERLAEHLCGRLWERLTADGAADLDRIAVEVWEGPGQRARFERSCVAGLQE; the protein is encoded by the coding sequence ATGTCCTTCTCGGTGCGGGTCGAGGGCATCAGGTTCGCTGCCGCGCACTTCGCCACCTTTGGCGGCGAATGTGAGCCCCTTCATGGCCACAGCTACGAAGCCGCCGCCGAAGTCGAGGGCGGCTTGAGCGCGGACTCCTGGGTGACCGACTTCTCCGGCCTCAGAAGGCTGCTGCGCGAGGTGTGCGCGCCCCTCGACCACCGCTTCATACTCCAGCTCGAGAGCGAGCTCCTGGACATCGAGAGGACGGCGGAGGGCTGGGCCGTGCGGGCGCCCGGGGGTGCCCTGTACTCGTTCCCGGCAGAGGACGTCGCCGCGCTTCCCATCGACAACTCGACGGCGGAGCGGCTGGCGGAGCACCTCTGTGGTCGGCTCTGGGAGCGCTTGACCGCCGATGGAGCCGCCGACCTCGACCGCATTGCCGTCGAGGTCTGGGAGGGCCCTGGCCAGCGGGCCAGGTTCGAGCGATCGTGCGTGGCGGGTCTACAGGAGTGA
- a CDS encoding prolipoprotein diacylglyceryl transferase family protein: MADVLSINIGMDPNIGEFFGLLITWHGFFTAVGIIAGVWLSVNIAASERVGIDPDTAYTLGMIVVACGIVGARALYVIENYGDNPSIDSFGDIFRINEGGISIYGAIIGGAIGGWAYGLWKRLPSAAGADAAAFGMLLGLAIGRIGDIINGEHFAKTSDLPWAVTYSHPNSTAFAREAMHPAVAYEMLGDLAILGVLWLLWKRQPKSGVIFALSFLLYGVMRFAVSFLRIDSEEPALGLSVPQLVSLVVVPIAALLLAFFLIRKEPERGAYVPPSRRQNLSRAERRRRLRAG, translated from the coding sequence CGAGTTCTTCGGGCTCCTCATCACCTGGCACGGGTTCTTCACGGCTGTCGGCATCATCGCCGGCGTATGGCTCTCGGTGAACATCGCCGCCAGCGAACGCGTGGGGATCGACCCCGACACGGCTTACACGCTCGGCATGATCGTCGTCGCCTGCGGCATCGTCGGGGCGCGGGCGCTCTACGTGATCGAGAACTACGGCGACAATCCGAGCATCGACAGCTTCGGCGACATCTTCCGCATCAACGAGGGCGGCATCTCGATCTACGGTGCGATCATCGGCGGGGCCATCGGTGGCTGGGCCTATGGGCTTTGGAAGCGCCTGCCGAGCGCCGCGGGGGCCGATGCCGCCGCCTTCGGGATGCTGCTCGGCCTCGCTATCGGCCGCATTGGCGACATCATCAACGGTGAGCACTTCGCCAAGACAAGCGACCTGCCCTGGGCTGTCACCTACAGCCACCCGAACAGCACAGCCTTCGCCCGCGAGGCAATGCACCCCGCCGTTGCCTACGAGATGCTCGGAGACCTGGCGATTCTGGGCGTCCTCTGGCTCCTGTGGAAGCGGCAGCCGAAGAGCGGCGTCATCTTCGCGCTCTCCTTCCTCCTCTACGGTGTGATGCGCTTTGCCGTTAGCTTCCTGCGTATCGATTCGGAGGAGCCGGCGCTGGGGTTGTCGGTGCCGCAACTCGTGTCGTTAGTGGTGGTGCCGATTGCGGCCCTGCTGCTGGCGTTCTTCCTCATCCGCAAGGAACCGGAACGTGGCGCCTACGTCCCGCCTTCCCGGCGCCAGAATCTGTCGCGCGCCGAACGCCGCCGCCGTCTGCGGGCGGGCTGA
- a CDS encoding glutaredoxin family protein: protein MTGWSGPRLTLLMRKDCGLCDRAEGLLRELALEYDLLDIDGEPDLLPIYTDAIPVILSGGRELCRAPITREGLLSALQSLNLNLRT, encoded by the coding sequence GTGACTGGCTGGAGCGGCCCGCGGCTGACCCTACTCATGCGCAAGGACTGCGGTCTCTGTGACCGCGCCGAAGGACTCCTGCGGGAACTGGCGCTCGAGTACGACCTCCTGGACATCGACGGAGAGCCGGACTTGCTGCCGATCTATACCGACGCCATACCCGTAATACTGAGCGGAGGCCGGGAGTTGTGCCGCGCTCCGATAACCAGGGAGGGGTTGCTTTCGGCGCTGCAGAGCCTCAATCTGAATCTGCGGACTTAG
- a CDS encoding universal stress protein yields MAPRQEPSRTGEPMWSRQERAVKSREAGAELKSLLVPVDGSPESMKAVEFACGLAKRNKGKVHVVHVIEVKRSLPLDAELVTEALRGEEILDEAEKIAKRNDLEVEGDLLQAREAGHAIVDEASERGVDAIVVGVPFSRPFGEFELGRVPAHILKNAACQVILLRMPLEQ; encoded by the coding sequence ATGGCTCCGCGACAGGAGCCATCCCGGACGGGTGAGCCGATGTGGAGTCGACAAGAACGCGCCGTAAAGAGCAGAGAGGCGGGCGCCGAGCTTAAGAGCCTCCTCGTGCCCGTCGACGGGTCCCCCGAAAGCATGAAGGCCGTCGAGTTCGCTTGCGGGCTGGCGAAGCGGAACAAAGGCAAGGTCCACGTAGTCCACGTCATCGAAGTGAAGCGATCGCTCCCTCTCGACGCCGAGCTCGTCACCGAGGCGCTGCGCGGCGAGGAAATCCTGGACGAGGCTGAGAAGATCGCGAAGCGGAACGACCTCGAGGTCGAGGGAGACCTCCTGCAGGCGCGCGAAGCCGGCCACGCCATAGTCGATGAGGCCTCCGAGAGAGGTGTCGACGCTATCGTCGTCGGAGTACCCTTCAGCCGGCCGTTCGGTGAGTTCGAACTGGGCAGGGTGCCCGCGCACATACTGAAGAACGCCGCCTGTCAGGTGATACTGCTGCGCATGCCCCTGGAGCA